Genomic window (Sediminispirochaeta smaragdinae DSM 11293):
AGGCTGAGATCGCATGAAAATAATGGAAAAGAAGCTTACATTCGGAATCATTCCCGCTACACGGAATATCTTCAATGCCGAGCTTGCCCTGGCCGACCGCAGGGCGCTTCTAGAGATCCTTGATAGGACCGGCTACGGCTATGTGATTCCCGATGAGGGGCAGACCACCAGCGGCTGCATCGAGACTTACAGGGATGCAAAACTCTGCGCCGAACTCTTCGACGGACATCGGGGTGATATCGACGGAGTCATCGTCATACTACCCAATTTTGGTGATGAGTTAGGGGTTGTGAATACCCTGACCATGGCAGATCTTAAGGTTCCTGTGCTGGTTCAGGCCGCAAATGATGAAAACGATAAAGTCGGTATCCTTCAGCGCAGAGATTCCTTTTGCGGGAAGATATCGGTATGCAATAATCTCTACCAGTACGGTATCGATTTTACCGACACGACCCACCATACCTGTGATCTCCGAAGCGATGAATTCCTTGCCGACCTTCACCGCTTTGCCGCCGTTTGTCGTACGGTTCGTGGCCTGCGAAAAGCCCGTATCGGGGCCATCGGAGCACGACCTGCCGGGTTCCAAACGGTCCGTTTTTCGGAGAAGCTGCTGCAGGCATCCGGTATAACGGTGGTGCCGATAGATCTCTCCGAGATCCTTGCTTCAGCCCGTTTCCTTAAAACTTCCGATCCTGCGGTGAAATCGATGCGGGAGGCCATAGGGGCCTATGGTAAGATTCCAAAGAGTATTTCCGAGGAGCATATCCTGCTTCAGACCCGTTTCTCTGTTGCCGTGAATCGCTTCATGGAGGAAAACGAATTGGATGCCAGTGCCATACAGTGCTGGGACTCCCTGGAGTACAATTACGGCTGTGCCTCCTGCCTGACCATGAGTATGATGGGAGAGAAGCAAAAGCCCTCTGCCTGTGAGATGGATGTTGCCGGTGCTGTCTCTATGTATACCCTTTTGCTTGCATCCGGGAATCCTCCGGGATTCCTCGACTGGAATAACAATTTCGATTACGACGCCGATACCTGTGTCTGTACCCACTGTTCAAACTATCCGAAGAGTTTCATGGGAAGCGAGCTGGAGATCTCCAACCTCGACATTCTCGGTAATACCATTGGACCCGACCGCTGTTTTGGTGCAATCAAGGGAAAGGTTGCCCCAGGAGATTTTACCTTCTTTCGAATTTCCACCGATGATCGCAGAGGTGTGATAAAATCCTATCTGGGTGAGGGAGCCTTTACCGACGATCCCTACGGCATGGACGGGGGCATTGCAGTCTGTAAGGTCAAAAATTTGAACAACCTGCTTCGCCACATCACACGGAATGGCTTTGAGCATCATATTGCCATGAGCCGGGGGCTTGTCGCCGATATCATTGAGGAAGCGACGGGGCGTTATCTCGGCTGGGAGCTGTATCGTCACGAATAGGGTAGGAAGCACGAGGAGGTTAGTATGCTGAAGGGTATTCCCAAGATCATCCCCCCTGATCTTTTGAAAATTTTGATGGAGATGGGACATGGGGATGATCTTGTCATCGGAGACGGGAACTTTCCCCATGCCTCATGCGCAAAGCGGCTTGTACGCTGCGACGGGCACAATGTGCCCGAGGTGCTTGATGCGATTCTCCGGCTTTTCCCTCTTGATACCTTTGTAGAAAAACCGGCGGGGCTCCTCGAGGTGGTTGCCGGCGATTCGACAAAGCCGAAACGGTGGGATGAGTTTCGGACTATCGTAAAACGCCACCATACAGACTTTACCGATTTTGAGTATATTGAGCGCTTTGCCTTCTACGAACGGGCCAAATCCGCATACGCAGTGGTTTCCACCGGTGATCAGGCGCTGTACGCATGCATCATACTCAAGAAAGGGGTCCTTCCCGGAGAATAAAAGGGCGGGGTCTTCTTTTTATAGAAAGGAGACCCCGATTTTTGCGTATTCTTCGATCATTGAATCCGGCCAGATACTTGCCTGAACCTCTCCGATGTGCATCTTATGAAGCAGTAACATACAAAGCCTGCTCTGGCCTATTCCTCCCCCGATGGAGAGGGGCATGGAGCCGTCGATAACACCCCGGTGGAAGCTCCAGGAGAGCCGCTCTTCCTGGCCCATCTCCCTGAGCTGAGCCTTTAGCGATTCCGGGGAGACACGAATCCCCATGGATGAGAGTTCCATGGCCCGTCCCCTGGTGTGATCAAAGACAATGATGTCGCCGTTTAGCCCCTGATAGCCGTCGCTGTTTTCGGTGATCCAGTCGTCGTAGTCGGCGGCCCTCAGATCGTGGGGCTTACCCGATGCAAGTTTTGCACCGATACCGATGAGAAAGAAAGCTCCATACTCCTTTGCAGCCAGCTCCTCACGTTCTTTTGGGGTATGTTCCGGCCATCGTTTTTCCAATTCGGCGGAGTGGATGAAGGTAATCTGGTGAGGCATTCGAGGTTCGATAATGGGAAATGCTTCGTGGACAATCTGCTCTGTCTTTTTCATTGCAAGATAGATCGAACGTACCGTTTCCTTGAGGTAGTCAAGATTTCGATATTCGGGGGTGATGCGTTTTTCCCAGTCCCACTGGTCGACGTAGATACTGTGGATTTCGCTGACATCCTCATCCTTTCGTATCGCATCCATATCGGTGTACAGGCCCGTATCCGGAGCAAAGCCGTACCTGGAAAGGGCCATTCTTTTCCATTTTGCAAGGCTATGTACGATTTCGATGTTAGCCGGGCGGTGTTTGACGCGAAAACTGACCGGTTCCTGGGTTCCTGCAAGATCGTCTTGAAGACCGTCTCCCACCTCGAGGAATTTGGGGGCGCTGACCCTCTGCAGATCGAGTCCTCTGGACAGCTCCTGCTCAAAGGTATCCTTGATCAGCTTAATACCGCGTTCGGTGGCCATTAATCCCAACTGTTGTTTATATCCGTCGATCATAATAGGGATATTGTAGCGAAGCTCTCGCTTCTCGCCAACTACGACAGGCTTAAACAGCAAGTTCCTATGCGCTTTTTTTGAACTGGCCAAAGGGTACCCTTTGTGGTATGTTGACTTAATTCCTAAGAAAAGGAGATGGCATGGCACTGATAAGCTGGAATGAAAGTTTAAGTGTGGGAGTAGACACCTTCGATGATCAGCATAAAGTCTTGATTGGTCATTTGAATGCCCTTCATGACGCGATGCGTAACGGAAAGAGCAATGAGATCATCACGAAGGTTCTTGATGGACTCGTAAAATATACTGTCTACCATTTTACCTCCGAAGAGAAGGCCTTTGAGCAATATGATTATCCTGACGCTGATAAGCATAAGGCCGAACATCAATTCTTCACACAAAAGGCAATCGATCTTCAAAAGCAATTTCAGGCAGGCAAGCTTTTTATTTCGGTGGATGTCCTGAATTTCCTCATGGATTGGGTGCAAAACCACATTCTGGGCAGCGATGCCGCCTACCGTAGTTTTTTTGCCGGGAAAACGGTGAAAGCGGAAGAATAAGGGGCTGCCCGTTTAAAAAAAGTTGCTTCCGTCAGGAAGTCATCATTATAATTGTAGTATTATTTGTTCTCTGATAAGGAGGCGTGCAATGTCGCTTACACTTACATGGCTTGGGCATGCAAGTTTTCTGGTCTTTGGCTCGAAAACCGTTTATATCGATCCGTGGAAGATTGAAGGAGAACCCCACGACGCCGACGTAATCCTCATAAGTCATTCCCATTACGATCATTTTTCAATCGACGACATCAAGGCCCTGCGAAGGGATAATACCGAGATCGTTGCGTCTGCCGATGTTGTCGAGGAACTTGGGTATGGAATGGCCGTCAAGCCGGGAGATTCGGTCACGGTTTCCGGTTCCATAGCTATTACGGCCGTTCCTGCCTACAATCTCGAAAAAGAGTTTCATCCGCGTGAGAAGCAGTGGCTTGGTTTTATTCTTTCCATGGAAGGCAAAAAGGTCTATTACGCGGGTGATACCGACCTCATAGAGGAGATGGGAGGACTCGACGGTATCGATTTGGCCCTTTTGCCGGTAGGTGGTACCTTTACCATGGATGCGGAGGAGGCCGCCAAGGCCGCGAAAGCGATAGCACCCTCCATGGTAGTCCCTTATCATTGGGGAGACATTGTCGGTACGCGAAAAGATGCCCAGCGTTTTCTTAAGTCGATTTCCTGTAAGGGTACACTGTTAAAAAACGAGGAGAGTATTACGCTTTAAATAGAAACCTGAATACCAGTCCGGCAAGAGAGAGCCATATCACGATAAAAAGGACGGCGAAAAACCATCTCTTTTTAAGCTGAGGCGGCTCTCTTTCCGCCCGTTCCCTTGCAGCTTTCATGACATCGTTTGGAATGGTTTTGATGGTAAGTGCTATGAGGGCCGGAAGGATGAAAAGATCATCCACATAACCAAGGACGGGGATGAAATCGGGAACCAAGTCAATGGGGCTAAGGGCGTAGGCAAGGGTAAGAAACATCAGCAGCTTCGGCAAAAGTGAGAGCCCCGGTTCTTGTACGAGATAGGCAATGGCGCCTATCTCTTTTTTTAGCCGAAGGGCTCGTTGTTTCAGCTTCGCCGAAGCTTTCATGTACTTCCTGTCAGGGGGCAACCCGTTTCCTGTCCCGGGGAAAGAGCGATGCCTCTTTGATGCTGGAGAGCCCAAGGACCTTCTGGGTGAAACGCTCAAGGCCGATGGCAAATCCTCCGTGGGGGGGCGCACCGTACTTGAACACCTCGAGGTAGCCTGCAAGACCTGCCGGATCAAGACCGAAACGTTTGATGTTTTCCACCAGCATATCGTATTCGTTGATCCTTCGGCTCCCCGACGTTATCTCGAGTCCCCGGAAAAGAAGGTCGAAGCTCATGGTTTTCATGCCGTCGGGGTAGGTGTAGAAGGGGCGTTTTTTTCTGGGAAAGGCGTTTACGAAAACCAGCTCGACGCCATGTTTTTCAAGGGCCCATTCGCACAATTCCCGTTCACCTTCGGGATTGAGTTCGAAAACCCGCTTGCCGAGTCGTTCGGAGAGGATTGCCTTTGCCTCGTCGTGGCTGATCCTGGGGATATGGTCCAGGGCCTCCTGACTTGGTACGCTGGCACCCCACTGTTCCAGAATCGATCCGTCGTATTCGGCAATACGGCCGAAGATATGCTTGAGGATCCCCGTTTCCAGATCCATAAGGTCCTGATCACTCTCGATGAATCCCATTTCCACATCGAGGCTGACGTACTCGTTTAGGTGTCGCGGCGTGTCGTGTTTTTCGGCCCGGTAGGCTGCGCCGATTTCAAAGACCCGTTCCATACCGGAGGCGACCATGGTCTGCTTGTAGAGCTGTGGACTCTGGGCAAGATATACCTTGCGGTCGAAGTACTCAACCTCGAAAAGCCCTGTTCCTCCCTCTGAACCACTGCCGATCAGCTTGGAACTTTTAATTTCGGTAAAATCCTGACTGCGAAGATATTCGGCGAAATAGGCGAGGATATTGGACTGAAGGTGAAAGATTGAGCGGATCTTGGGGTTCCGAAGGCTGATGACCCGGTTGTCGAGGATCGCCTCGATGCCCAGCTTGTCGGGGTCGCCGTTTACCTGGATCGGAAGATCGGCTGCCGCACGGGAGAGGACCTTCATGGTCGAGACCTGTATTTCATAGCCGTCGGGAGCTTTCTTGTTTTCCTGCACCGTTCCTTCGACGGACACTACAGATTCCAGGGTTACGTCGGGAGCTGATTCAAAAACCAATTGAACCATACCGCTTCGGTCCCTGAGCATGATGAAACAGACCCCGCCGAGGTCGCGAATACGGTGAATCCAGCCCTTTACCTCAACTTCCTGTCCATTACTGCCCGCTATATCTTTGCATAAAACTCTCATACTATTTCTCCCTTCACATATGAAGTAATTAAGGCCTTTGCGGTTTCAGGGTCCGCCCTTCCGCCGGTTTCTTTCATGACCTGGCCCATGAAAAAGCCGAGGACCTTTGTCTCTCCTTGTTTGAGCTGCTCCGCTGCCGAGGGATTCGCGTCCACGGCCCTCTTTACGACAGGAAGGATTTTCGATGTGTCGTCGAGGGCCTTCCATCCCCGTTCGGCGATCAGCCCTTCCGGATCATGCTCTTCCTCGAAAAGCAGCGCAACCATCTTTTTGGCGATGGGACCGTGTATCTCTCCATTGTCAAGAAGCCTGAGCACGGTCGCCAGTTTTTCAGGTGAAAGCCTGCTTTCCTCAAGGGGGGTTCCGCTTTTGTTGACGAGGGCCGCAAGATCGCCGGACATCCAAAAGTAAAGATGCTGGGCCTCGGTCCCGGCCGCAACTGCCGTCTCAAAGTAGTCTGCTCTTGCCTTCTCTTCACAAAGGTAGGAGGCTTGCTCGTCTGTCAGGGAAAAAGCTGCCTCCATGCGCTTCTGACGATCAAGGGGAAGTTCCGGCAGGCTTTCCACAACTCTGCGGAAAAAATCTTCGCCGGGACGATAGGGAGGCAGATCGGGCTCCGGGAAATAACGGTAGTCCTTGGACTCTTCCTTGCGCCGCATCACCACGGTAATGTCCTTGTTTTCGTTCCAGAGCCGTGTCTCCTGGTCTACGCTTCCTCCGGCTTCGACAATACCGATTTGCCGTTCCTTCTCATATTCGAGGGCGAGGCGAACGAAGCGGCTGGAGTTGATGTTTTTGAGTTCCACCTTGGTTCCCAGGCCTGCTCCGTGGGTGTTTATCGATATATTTGCGTCGCATCTGAGGTTTCCCTCTTCCATGTTTCCGCGGGAAACCCCGATGGTCCGTACCAGTGTGCGAAAATAGCGGAGAAAGGCCTCGGTTTCCTCTCCGCTACGAAGATCGGGTTCGGTGACGATCTCAAGCAGCGGTGTTCCCGCCCTGTTGTAGTCCAAAAGGGACATATCACCGGCATGGATCATCTTCCCCGCATCCTCCTCAAGGTGGACATCGTGGATGCGGACCCTGTGTTCTTCTCCCTGGAAGGGGAAGATTACCTCGCCGTTGATGCCGACCGGATCGGCAAACTGGCTGATCTGATAATTTTTCGGCATATCGGGATAGAAGTAGTTTTTCCGTTCAAAGATTGCTGCTTCCGCACGCTTGCATTTGAGGGCACCGACCACCTGGTAGGCCATAAACAGTGCATCGGTATTAAGGATCGGCAGGGTTCCGGGATAACCAAGACAGACGGGACAGACGTTGGTGTTTGGTTCGTCCCCGTAGTTATTGGAGCAGCCGCAAAATACCTTTGTTTTCGTCAGCAACTGGATATGAATTTCAAGTCCGATAAAGGTGTCGTACATGGCTTACCTCCACTCCCTGAAGCCGGGCGCCGTTTTCGGCTCCCACAGTTCGGTAAATGCTGATGCGGTATCGATAAGTTTGTGTTCGCTGAACTCCGGGCCAAGGAGCTGGAGTCCGAAGGGCAGGCCCTCGGACTGCCCGGCCGGAAAGGCGAGGGCGGGGATGGCTGCAAGGTTTGCCGTTGCGGTAAACTTGTCCGCCAATTTCTGTTGAAACTGATCCAAACCGGCATCGCCGTGCGGGAAGGCTGTTGTAGGAAATACCGGCGAGAGAATCTGGTCGACCTTTTGAAAGGCCGAAAGGATCTCGTTGCGAAGCAGGGTTCTGATCTTTTGGGCCCGGAGGTAGTATTGGTCCTTGAACCCCGAGCGCAGCACATAGGTGCCCAGGAGTATCCTCAGCTTTACCTCATCGCCGAAACCCTCGTCACGACTCTTTTCCGTCAATTCGCCATGTTCGTCGGCCCAGTCCGTTCTGTGGCCGTAGCGGATTCCGGCATATCGTGCGAGGTTGGCACTTGCCTCCGCCGAGGCAATGGTGTAGTAGGCCGGTACCACATATTCGAGCATGGGGAGTTCGATTTCGACGATTTCATACCCCTTCTTGCGAATCAAGTCCAGGCGTTCCCGATAGGCGCTCTCCATGGCAGGCGCAAGCCCCTCTATATCGGCAATGACACCAATTCGCGGCTTTTCACCCTGCCTCTTCTCCGAGGCCTTCGGGGAAAAGGGGCGGCTCGACTGGTCCTTCGGGTCCTGACCCCGCATGGTATCGAAAACAATACGCAGCAGCTGTGTATCCAGGGAGATGATCCCAATGGTCTCGAGACTCGATGCGTAGGCAACAAGACCGAATCGGCTGACGACCCCGTAGGAGGGTTTGAGTCCATAGGTCCCGCAAAAAGCGGCAGGCTGCCTGATTGAGCCTCCGGTATCGCTGCCGAGGGCGAAGGGCACCATCCCTGCGGCTACGACCGCAGCCGACCCGCCGCTCGATCCGCCTGCAACCCTTGCGACATCCCAAGGGTTATTTGTCGTCCCCAGGGCCGAATTGTCACAGGAGGAACCCATACCGAATTCATCCAGGTTCGTTTTTCCCACAACCACGGCTCCCGCTTGTTGCAGCTTTTCTACGGCAGTGGCCGAATAGGGACTGCTTAGGGTGTCAAGCATCTTGGAGCCGCAACTGAGAGGGAGACCCTTAACGGCAATATTGTCTTTCACCGCAAAGGGCATCCCCCTCAAGGGGTTTTGGCCACTCGCCTCTGAACGACTTCGCTCCAAAGCGGATTGAAATTCGGCGGCACCGGTTCTTGATAAAAAGGCACCTAGCTTTTTATCATTCTCATCTAGATAAGTACAATATTCGGCGGTGGAACTCCATCCGAATAGAGCAGCATCGCTCATGATTCCTCCTTAACCAGCGGTTGGTTCATACCTGAACCGCTTTCCTGTTTCATAATT
Coding sequences:
- a CDS encoding L-fucose/L-arabinose isomerase family protein, producing MKIMEKKLTFGIIPATRNIFNAELALADRRALLEILDRTGYGYVIPDEGQTTSGCIETYRDAKLCAELFDGHRGDIDGVIVILPNFGDELGVVNTLTMADLKVPVLVQAANDENDKVGILQRRDSFCGKISVCNNLYQYGIDFTDTTHHTCDLRSDEFLADLHRFAAVCRTVRGLRKARIGAIGARPAGFQTVRFSEKLLQASGITVVPIDLSEILASARFLKTSDPAVKSMREAIGAYGKIPKSISEEHILLQTRFSVAVNRFMEENELDASAIQCWDSLEYNYGCASCLTMSMMGEKQKPSACEMDVAGAVSMYTLLLASGNPPGFLDWNNNFDYDADTCVCTHCSNYPKSFMGSELEISNLDILGNTIGPDRCFGAIKGKVAPGDFTFFRISTDDRRGVIKSYLGEGAFTDDPYGMDGGIAVCKVKNLNNLLRHITRNGFEHHIAMSRGLVADIIEEATGRYLGWELYRHE
- a CDS encoding RbsD/FucU family protein, whose translation is MLKGIPKIIPPDLLKILMEMGHGDDLVIGDGNFPHASCAKRLVRCDGHNVPEVLDAILRLFPLDTFVEKPAGLLEVVAGDSTKPKRWDEFRTIVKRHHTDFTDFEYIERFAFYERAKSAYAVVSTGDQALYACIILKKGVLPGE
- the asnA gene encoding aspartate--ammonia ligase, which translates into the protein MASSKKAHRNLLFKPVVVGEKRELRYNIPIMIDGYKQQLGLMATERGIKLIKDTFEQELSRGLDLQRVSAPKFLEVGDGLQDDLAGTQEPVSFRVKHRPANIEIVHSLAKWKRMALSRYGFAPDTGLYTDMDAIRKDEDVSEIHSIYVDQWDWEKRITPEYRNLDYLKETVRSIYLAMKKTEQIVHEAFPIIEPRMPHQITFIHSAELEKRWPEHTPKEREELAAKEYGAFFLIGIGAKLASGKPHDLRAADYDDWITENSDGYQGLNGDIIVFDHTRGRAMELSSMGIRVSPESLKAQLREMGQEERLSWSFHRGVIDGSMPLSIGGGIGQSRLCMLLLHKMHIGEVQASIWPDSMIEEYAKIGVSFL
- a CDS encoding bacteriohemerythrin, with the protein product MALISWNESLSVGVDTFDDQHKVLIGHLNALHDAMRNGKSNEIITKVLDGLVKYTVYHFTSEEKAFEQYDYPDADKHKAEHQFFTQKAIDLQKQFQAGKLFISVDVLNFLMDWVQNHILGSDAAYRSFFAGKTVKAEE
- a CDS encoding MBL fold metallo-hydrolase; amino-acid sequence: MSLTLTWLGHASFLVFGSKTVYIDPWKIEGEPHDADVILISHSHYDHFSIDDIKALRRDNTEIVASADVVEELGYGMAVKPGDSVTVSGSIAITAVPAYNLEKEFHPREKQWLGFILSMEGKKVYYAGDTDLIEEMGGLDGIDLALLPVGGTFTMDAEEAAKAAKAIAPSMVVPYHWGDIVGTRKDAQRFLKSISCKGTLLKNEESITL
- a CDS encoding YkvA family protein — its product is MKASAKLKQRALRLKKEIGAIAYLVQEPGLSLLPKLLMFLTLAYALSPIDLVPDFIPVLGYVDDLFILPALIALTIKTIPNDVMKAARERAEREPPQLKKRWFFAVLFIVIWLSLAGLVFRFLFKA
- the aspS gene encoding aspartate--tRNA(Asn) ligase, which encodes MRVLCKDIAGSNGQEVEVKGWIHRIRDLGGVCFIMLRDRSGMVQLVFESAPDVTLESVVSVEGTVQENKKAPDGYEIQVSTMKVLSRAAADLPIQVNGDPDKLGIEAILDNRVISLRNPKIRSIFHLQSNILAYFAEYLRSQDFTEIKSSKLIGSGSEGGTGLFEVEYFDRKVYLAQSPQLYKQTMVASGMERVFEIGAAYRAEKHDTPRHLNEYVSLDVEMGFIESDQDLMDLETGILKHIFGRIAEYDGSILEQWGASVPSQEALDHIPRISHDEAKAILSERLGKRVFELNPEGERELCEWALEKHGVELVFVNAFPRKKRPFYTYPDGMKTMSFDLLFRGLEITSGSRRINEYDMLVENIKRFGLDPAGLAGYLEVFKYGAPPHGGFAIGLERFTQKVLGLSSIKEASLFPRDRKRVAP
- the gatB gene encoding Asp-tRNA(Asn)/Glu-tRNA(Gln) amidotransferase subunit GatB, which codes for MYDTFIGLEIHIQLLTKTKVFCGCSNNYGDEPNTNVCPVCLGYPGTLPILNTDALFMAYQVVGALKCKRAEAAIFERKNYFYPDMPKNYQISQFADPVGINGEVIFPFQGEEHRVRIHDVHLEEDAGKMIHAGDMSLLDYNRAGTPLLEIVTEPDLRSGEETEAFLRYFRTLVRTIGVSRGNMEEGNLRCDANISINTHGAGLGTKVELKNINSSRFVRLALEYEKERQIGIVEAGGSVDQETRLWNENKDITVVMRRKEESKDYRYFPEPDLPPYRPGEDFFRRVVESLPELPLDRQKRMEAAFSLTDEQASYLCEEKARADYFETAVAAGTEAQHLYFWMSGDLAALVNKSGTPLEESRLSPEKLATVLRLLDNGEIHGPIAKKMVALLFEEEHDPEGLIAERGWKALDDTSKILPVVKRAVDANPSAAEQLKQGETKVLGFFMGQVMKETGGRADPETAKALITSYVKGEIV
- the gatA gene encoding Asp-tRNA(Asn)/Glu-tRNA(Gln) amidotransferase subunit GatA, whose amino-acid sequence is MSDAALFGWSSTAEYCTYLDENDKKLGAFLSRTGAAEFQSALERSRSEASGQNPLRGMPFAVKDNIAVKGLPLSCGSKMLDTLSSPYSATAVEKLQQAGAVVVGKTNLDEFGMGSSCDNSALGTTNNPWDVARVAGGSSGGSAAVVAAGMVPFALGSDTGGSIRQPAAFCGTYGLKPSYGVVSRFGLVAYASSLETIGIISLDTQLLRIVFDTMRGQDPKDQSSRPFSPKASEKRQGEKPRIGVIADIEGLAPAMESAYRERLDLIRKKGYEIVEIELPMLEYVVPAYYTIASAEASANLARYAGIRYGHRTDWADEHGELTEKSRDEGFGDEVKLRILLGTYVLRSGFKDQYYLRAQKIRTLLRNEILSAFQKVDQILSPVFPTTAFPHGDAGLDQFQQKLADKFTATANLAAIPALAFPAGQSEGLPFGLQLLGPEFSEHKLIDTASAFTELWEPKTAPGFREWR